One genomic region from Streptomyces sp. Li-HN-5-11 encodes:
- a CDS encoding Rieske (2Fe-2S) protein, which produces MPGRPTASRRTVLRGAALTPVAGLGLAACGPGGGGAAAPATPTAPVALGAESEIPKGGAKLYRDQNVVVSRGANGELKAFSTICTHAGCPINKLQGTTLVCPCHGSEFDAVTGKVVRSPATEALHELPVRAEGGKVVAGPGA; this is translated from the coding sequence ATGCCCGGCCGTCCCACCGCGAGCCGTCGTACCGTTCTTCGAGGAGCGGCCCTCACGCCCGTCGCAGGGCTCGGGCTCGCCGCCTGCGGGCCTGGCGGCGGCGGTGCCGCGGCCCCGGCCACCCCGACCGCACCGGTCGCCCTCGGCGCGGAGAGCGAGATCCCCAAGGGCGGCGCCAAGCTGTACCGGGATCAGAACGTCGTCGTCAGCCGGGGCGCGAACGGAGAGCTGAAGGCGTTCAGCACCATCTGCACGCACGCGGGGTGCCCGATCAACAAGCTGCAGGGCACGACACTGGTCTGCCCCTGCCACGGCAGCGAGTTCGACGCCGTCACCGGCAAGGTGGTGCGTTCCCCGGCCACCGAAGCGCTGCACGAGCTTCCGGTCCGCGCGGAGGGCGGCAAGGTCGTCGCGGGACCCGGCGCCTGA
- a CDS encoding LacI family DNA-binding transcriptional regulator, whose product MPTMADVARSAGVSVATVSHVLNGTRPVLPHTRQAVLDAVEELGYTPNSLARSLVTARTRSIGLAVSATSNPYFTEILQGVEEAALDQGYSLLIADPHDDPMHERKVVQLLHERRVDGMIIAPSAHPHELVAYLTRHAVPAVFLDRLIGTGADTTANTSAEGARGFDQVCTEGAEPTALLVTHLAALGHRPIGLVAGLPGLSTTLERIAGYRHGLAIAGHPHDERLVAHGDSSSAGAERATAALLSLATPPTALVTGNNAMTIGALRALRRRGLSVPGDMALCCFDDFAWADLFSPRLTAIAQPSKELGAQAVRVLLERLAAPDRAARTVRLPCTFVHRTSCGCPEQPEKGTTS is encoded by the coding sequence ATGCCGACCATGGCCGATGTCGCGCGGAGCGCGGGAGTGTCCGTGGCGACCGTCTCGCACGTACTGAACGGCACCCGTCCCGTGCTGCCCCACACGCGACAGGCGGTGCTCGACGCCGTCGAGGAGCTCGGCTACACGCCCAACAGCCTCGCGCGCTCCCTGGTCACCGCCCGCACCCGGTCCATCGGGCTCGCCGTGTCCGCCACGAGCAACCCGTACTTCACGGAAATCCTCCAGGGCGTAGAAGAGGCCGCCCTGGACCAGGGCTACAGCCTGCTCATCGCCGACCCGCACGACGACCCGATGCACGAACGCAAGGTCGTCCAGCTCCTGCACGAGCGCCGCGTGGACGGCATGATCATCGCCCCCTCCGCCCACCCGCACGAACTCGTCGCCTACCTCACGCGTCATGCCGTACCGGCCGTGTTCCTCGACCGGCTCATCGGCACCGGGGCGGACACCACGGCGAACACCTCGGCGGAGGGCGCGCGGGGCTTCGACCAGGTGTGCACCGAAGGCGCCGAACCGACGGCCCTCCTGGTCACCCATCTCGCAGCGCTCGGCCACCGCCCGATCGGACTGGTCGCGGGCCTTCCCGGCCTCAGTACCACCCTCGAACGAATCGCCGGATACCGCCACGGCCTGGCCATCGCCGGGCATCCGCATGACGAACGGCTCGTGGCGCACGGCGACTCCTCCTCGGCCGGAGCCGAACGCGCCACGGCGGCCCTGCTGTCCCTCGCCACCCCGCCCACGGCACTGGTCACCGGCAACAACGCGATGACCATCGGCGCCCTGCGCGCCCTGCGCCGGCGCGGTCTGTCCGTGCCGGGCGACATGGCGCTGTGCTGCTTCGACGACTTCGCCTGGGCCGACCTGTTCTCGCCCCGGCTGACCGCGATCGCCCAGCCCAGCAAGGAGCTCGGCGCTCAGGCCGTCCGCGTGCTGCTGGAACGCCTCGCCGCCCCGGACCGGGCCGCCCGGACCGTGCGCCTGCCCTGCACCTTCGTCCACCGCACGTCCTGCGGTTGCCCCGAGCAGCCCGAGAAAGGAACAACCTCGTGA
- a CDS encoding carbohydrate kinase, whose translation MIVVAGEALIDLVPQGTGALADLKPALGGGPYNTAVALGRLGSRTAFCSRTSYDAFGEALLDGLRRAGVDVSGVQRGTEPTTLAVATVGADGSAAYSFYVDGTADRLFTAPAGLPAGTRAVSFGTCSLALEPGASAYEELMRTAAAEGVFTALDPNIRAGLIPDADAYRARFRSWLPSVSLLKLSEEDARWLGGTPRAWLAAGPSAVVITHGGDGLTAHTRDGAEYSVPGQNVDVVDTIGAGDTVNAALLHGLAVRDALSPEGLAGLGSSGWSRLLRFAARAAAVTCSRAGAEPPYAAEVGEL comes from the coding sequence GTGATCGTCGTGGCCGGTGAAGCCCTGATCGACCTGGTGCCGCAGGGCACGGGCGCCCTCGCGGACCTCAAACCGGCGCTCGGCGGCGGCCCGTACAACACGGCCGTCGCGCTCGGCCGCCTCGGGTCCCGCACGGCCTTCTGCTCCCGCACGTCGTACGACGCCTTCGGCGAGGCGCTGCTGGACGGGCTGCGGCGGGCCGGGGTGGACGTCTCGGGGGTGCAGCGCGGCACGGAGCCGACCACACTGGCGGTCGCCACGGTCGGCGCCGACGGTTCCGCCGCCTATTCCTTCTACGTGGACGGTACCGCCGACCGTCTGTTCACGGCGCCCGCCGGACTTCCCGCCGGAACCCGCGCCGTGTCGTTCGGGACCTGTTCGCTCGCCCTGGAGCCGGGTGCGAGCGCCTACGAGGAGCTGATGCGGACCGCGGCCGCCGAGGGCGTGTTCACGGCGCTCGACCCGAACATCCGGGCCGGGCTGATCCCCGACGCGGACGCCTACCGTGCGCGGTTCAGAAGCTGGCTGCCCTCCGTGTCGCTGCTGAAGCTGTCCGAGGAGGACGCTCGGTGGCTGGGCGGCACCCCGCGCGCGTGGCTGGCCGCGGGGCCCTCGGCCGTCGTGATCACTCATGGGGGTGACGGGCTCACCGCCCACACACGGGACGGCGCGGAGTACTCCGTGCCGGGCCAGAATGTCGACGTGGTCGACACGATCGGCGCGGGCGACACCGTGAACGCGGCACTGCTGCACGGCCTGGCCGTCCGCGACGCCCTCTCCCCCGAGGGCCTCGCCGGCCTCGGCTCCTCGGGCTGGAGCCGGCTGCTGCGGTTCGCGGCACGGGCGGCGGCCGTCACCTGCTCCCGGGCGGGCGCGGAGCCGCCGTACGCGGCGGAGGTCGGCGAGTTGTAG